In one Lycium barbarum isolate Lr01 chromosome 7, ASM1917538v2, whole genome shotgun sequence genomic region, the following are encoded:
- the LOC132601202 gene encoding uncharacterized protein LOC132601202 → MESSINDAERETIQDPLTEEQSTAVVEDLDPMPFNDASLKNISERCHKFFTVLKNQQDFEWTPECKQALQELKRYLSSLPLLSKPNPEKKLFLYLVVLEVSVSAALVREEEGKQSPIYYISKTLLDVETRYPYLEKLALALIHAAKKLRHYFKSHPIVVVTTFPLRSILHRPELSSRLAKWAIELSEFDITYQPRNAIKSQILADFVANFSSKLTLEVEKETITTSGSFFGIWTLYTDGATNESGSRLGLVLKVPSGEIVRQAIKFPKITNNEVEYEVVAAGLKLALKYRAESIKVHYDSQLVVNQVNGTFSIKEPRMQKYQTQISDLFAKFKDWGLEQVPRESNAEADGLAKLASAADPAEPESRSVIHLLHLIGCEIEVRTTGSAHHWRNEILDYLQQGTLPTDKKETRKLRVKEATYCLVYGELYRRTFGAPLAKCLGPTNTEPAMQQVHSGYCGNHSDGRSLA, encoded by the exons ATGGAATCAAGCATCAACGATGCCGAAAGAGAAACTATACAAGATCCTTTAACAGAGGAACAATCAACGGCGGTAGTTGAGGATCTCGACCCAATGCCGTTTAATGATGCATCTCTGAAAAAC ATATCGGAGAGGTGCCACAAATTCTTCACTGTACTAAAAAATCAGCAAGATTTTGAGTGGACGCCAGAATGTAAACAAGCATTGCAAGAGCTTAAAAGATATCTTTCAAGTCTGCCGTTGCTGTCAAAACCTAACCCCGAGAAGAAGCTATTTCTATATCTTGTCGTTTTAGAGGTATCAGTAAGTGCAGCTCTAGTACGGGAAGAAGAAGGTAAACAGTCTCCGATTTATTATATTAGTAAAACACTTTTAGATGTCGAAACAAGATATCCGTATTTAGAAAAATTGGCTCTAGCTTTAATACATGCTGCTAAAAAATTAAGACATTATTTTAAAAGTCATCCAATTGTCGTGGTAACGACATTCCCTCTACGGAGTATTCTCCATAGGCCGGAGTTATCAAGCAGATTGGCTAAATGGGCGATTGAACTTAGTGAATTTGATATTACTTATCAACCAAGAAATGCTATAAAATCGCAAATTCTTGCCGATTTTGTGGCAAACTTTAGTTCAAAATTAACGTTAGAAGTGGAAAAAGAAACCATCACAACTTCAGGGTCATTCTTTGGGATATGGACCCTGTACACGGATGGGGCAACTAATGAAAGTGGGTCGAGATTAGGCTTAGTGCTAAAAGTACCCAGCGGAGAAATTGTCCGCCAAGCCATTAAATTCCCAAAGATTACTAACAATGAAGTTGAGTATGAGGTTGTTGCTGCAGGTTTAAAGCTTGCTTTGAAATATAGAGCAGAAAGCATCAAGGTACACTATGATTCGCAATTGGtggttaaccaggtgaatggaaCTTTCAGTATAAAAGAACCACGAATGCAGAAGTATCAAACGCAGATATCAGACCTCTTTGCAAAATTCAAAGACTGGGGATTAGAGCAGGTTCCACGGGAAAGCAACGCCGAGGCCGACGGCTTAGCAAAATTGGCATCAGCTGCTGATCCCGCAGAACCAGAAAGCAGAAGTGTGATCCATTTATTGCATCTAATTGGTTGCGAAATTGAAGTACGCACAACGGGATCAGCACATCATTGGAGAAATGAGATACTTGATTATTTGCAACAAGGGACTCTACCCACAGATAAGAAAGAAACACGAAAATTACGAGTAAAAGAAGCTACATATTGCTTGGTTTACGGAGAGTTATATCGGAGAACCTTTGGAGCGCCACTCGCCAAGTGTTTAGGCCCAACGAACACAGAACCCGCTATGCAACAAGTGCATAGTGGATATTGTGGAAATCACTCCGATGGGAGATCATTAGCCTGA